One window of the Allosaccharopolyspora coralli genome contains the following:
- a CDS encoding flavoprotein has translation MSAAGGAERVRTMLVEPAIESGWDVAVTLSPTTATWLADDELSNLEEVTGNVVRSQPRTPGEGSPHPAIDVYAVVPASANTVAKLALGLADNQLLTAACEAIGAQAVPVVVFPRVNAAHARQPMWDQHLAALRKAGVHLVYGDDVWPLHEPRNAPPSKDLPWPALLQAVNDAYAGRPDPS, from the coding sequence GTGTCGGCCGCCGGCGGTGCTGAGCGTGTACGCACGATGCTCGTCGAGCCAGCCATCGAGTCCGGTTGGGACGTTGCCGTGACCCTGAGTCCGACGACGGCGACCTGGCTTGCCGACGACGAACTCAGCAATCTCGAAGAAGTCACCGGGAACGTCGTGCGCTCGCAGCCACGTACGCCCGGTGAAGGAAGCCCGCATCCGGCGATCGACGTTTACGCGGTCGTTCCTGCGAGTGCGAACACGGTCGCCAAGCTCGCCCTTGGCCTCGCGGACAACCAGCTCCTGACGGCAGCCTGTGAAGCCATCGGCGCCCAGGCTGTGCCGGTGGTCGTGTTCCCGCGAGTCAACGCCGCGCACGCGCGGCAACCCATGTGGGACCAGCATCTGGCGGCTCTCCGGAAGGCCGGCGTCCATCTTGTCTACGGTGACGACGTCTGGCCACTGCACGAACCGCGGAACGCGCCACCCAGTAAAGACCTGCCGTGGCCTGCGCTTTTGCAGGCCGTTAACGACGCATACGCGGGCCGTCCAGACCCGTCCTGA